cttgtgacaaattgtgcttgctgatgcttgtataatgtattatagacaaattattagaatgcatgtgcagccTAGCGTTGTCCTGCATGTATACAGCACCAgtagaaataaataaacatatgaatgaatgagAGAATaaattcaatctattcaaccagattaacgtaccttggagcaaccaacgttgcggccagtaccactgaccttcagctgggttgtgatgttatacACCTTGAGATTCCGATGACGTCaccctgtgacgtcatttggcgaggtagagttctgatggttctgtcccaggcgtgtgagaggttgtttctgagtcctccaccacggttgagggatggttgttctgctcgcacccagatggcttcttttactCCCCGTTCGTACCACCGTGCTTCGCGGTCAAGGACTTTGACGTCCTCTAGGTCCACCTCGTGTTTGCTGGCTTTTAGGTGTGTATAAACCGCTGATTCTGCAGGGCCCGAACTAGAGCGCTGATGTTGTTTTAGCCGTTTCTTAAGTGGTTGAgatgttgtctcaccagagaagaagtctttctatctgatgataaaaaaaactctaggtatgagtacgaaaatgttttaaataactattatctacaaaagttttataacaatgttttatataaaatgttaacataaaacgtcttctgttatgatgtgaagggttaatataaaaacagggaaaatctgttccaactgaccagcagggaaccaaaggataagcaatgaataagattaaaatcagggaaaatatgacacaacctccaatgggggaataacataaacgtataaagttaaaagctcttttaactttgtttatacgttttgtgttattcctccattggaaatcgatgttgtgtcatattttccctgtttttaattgtgaaggctTACTCATtgtttcatttctcttgacaatttttcatttgctcgccctattccttttaaaggaatttttattgttatttttacaaattaaaaccaaaatATTCAATGAATTTCAGACATCCTTGAATCTTCTGTCCGTGGGTTGTCTACATGTAGTTTGATGGAAATCAGTAAATACACAAACGAATTTGACTCGCTTCATCTGTTTTATGACAAGATATTCAATATCATATATTCAGGTGTATTTCATGTATACATTGAGAATAGATACTTTTCAATAAAGAAACTAAATTATAGTGACAACCTTGAAAGAAGAGAACATTAACTGTCTTCTCTAATCATGCTGATACATGTAATAGGTCTACTCATCAAGTCATAGTATTATAAATTATCCAAACAATATACCACAAACCAGAATTATGGGTCTCTGTATGATGTTACTAATAAAGGTTGTCAGAATTCTCATGTGTGATattcacaaaataaacaaataaataaataaacgaacaaacgtcaaataaaaaaataaattaaatataaaaaaataacaaaacaaattgaaatgGTACCATTCTATATTAGTTATGTAACTTGCTTACTAAATTGCTTAATTACTCgccttttggtcttaaatggacTGATCTCGAAACGCCACGAAGGAGTGACCCTCCTCATAAAACCTGggtcaacccagcaaacacataaacgttttaaaaacgttttaaataagttatattttggcttttggtctaggtaaaaacgttttaataactatttttgcaaacatttttgccaaatattgtgtcaatacttttaaaaataacattatgttaaaatatttgaacccagctaTAAAATTCTAGAGATAATCTAATGATACAGATGGACAAATGATATTATATTTCAACAAGCTATTCAGTTTATTCACGGTCAGTATGCATCGTGTGTGCTCCGGTAGGTAAGTGGTGGTGTTGCCGGTGTGTTGCATTATcagctgttattgtattgttgccACACAAATAGCAGTGTACTAGATTTAGGATTAAGGATATTACATCCCTTCCTCCTTTGATTGTTCAAGAGTTTGCATCATGCAGAATAAAATTGATATTACAATGAATGTAACAAATTGTGCTCTGGTATGAATTTGTATGAGTCCGGGTGTTTTGTTCTGCAAGTAAGTCACATGACTTTTATGGAGTATAACTTGAATGTTTATGGCTTGTTGTAACAACAATAACTAGCATGATCAACATGCATAACTTTAAGTCTGTAAGTGTAACAAGTTGCTTAATATAGCAGCATCTAGGctaatttcaaactttgttcaaAAAGCGATGTAATTACAAGATACATCTGTGGTAACTTTCAACACAAACTTTGTTCAAAAGCGATGTAATTACAAGATCACATCTATAGTACCGTAACTTTCAACACAGAAAATGTTGCCTTCAAATACTTGCACAACATAATGTCTGTTCATGTTCATGCAATGTCATGTTTTTATGCAAGGTTTGTAGTGTTAACTACATGTACACCAGTTATGTAATATAATCATTCAAATGCACTGGTGGATTTCTGTTGCGTCTTGGGCGGACGTTACCTTGCGCATGTGCAGGCATGTCGTTTTGTACATGtgcattttcatcatttgtttcatcCTCTTTTGTTTCATCGTCTCCACTCATGTATTGTTCTTCCTCTCTCCCGTATGCATCTCTTTCCTCTTTTTGTAATTTCTTGAGTTGGGACACATTTCTTGTCATTATGTGATTATCTCTTTGTACAGTGACCTGTGAGCCTTTCTTTTTTATGACAGTGTATGGTAGCACACAGTATGGCGTCACTAATTTGCCTGTGCTGTCTCCGTTCTTGACGAGAACTGTGTCCCCTACTATGATGTCACTGTATTTTGCATGACGTCTGGCGTCGGCATATGCCTTTTGGTGTGACTTTGTATACATGTCACTGGTTTTGATTTTCTCTTCAAGTTGTTTTCTGTTGACTGGTTTTTGGGGCATTTGGGGCAATGTGGTACGGAGGCTGCGTGCATATAGTGCTTCTGCTGGTGCAACTGTTGTGGAGGAGTGAGGAGTTGCTCTGTAACTGCGTAAGAATGTCCACAGTTCTTGACGCCATGGCTTGCTTTCGGCTTGTGCAGTTCTGACTGCTTTTTTAATTGTTCGCATAAAGCGCTCAACTTCACCATTTGCCTCGGGCCATCTGGGAGTGATTCTGTGATGGTAGAAGTTGAGGTAGTTTGCAAATTTTGCAAACTCTTCTGATTGAAATGGGGACCCATTATCTGTCTTCACCACTTCTGGTATTCCATGTTCTGAGAATATCTTGTCCAGAAGGGGAATGGTGCTTTTTGCAGAGGTTGATGTCAATATTTCAATTGCTGGGTATCTGGAATAATCATCCATTACCACAAGAATATAATGTCCTGATGGGAAGGGTCCGCAAAAGTCTACACTCACTCTCTGCCAAGGATAATCAGGGAGTTCAGTCATTTGCAGAGGTTCTCTGTTATGTGCTGTTGTTGAGGCTTGGCATGGTATGCATTTCTTTACTGCTGCTTCTGTTTTCTGGTTTATCTGTGGAAACCATGTTTTGCTGCGCAACAGTGCTTTCGTCTTTGTGACTCCTTGATGTCCCCTGTGGGCTAGATCTATGACCTGACTTTGCAGGCTTGTGGGAATGATAATGCAATTGTCTTTCAAGACAATATTATCAGGTGTCACAGTGATTTCATGTCTGACTGACCACAGTGATGTGTGTTTATCTTTGATCTTGTGCCATTGGTTACTCTTATAGCACTGTATCACATCCTGAAGTGCCTCATCTGTTGATGTTTCTTGCTTAATGAGGTCATGGGTCATTGCTTTGGGTGTTGCATTGGTGGCGATGAAACTGACAAATTCATCTGCATAATTGTCTCTTTGTGATGGTTGTTGTGTTGGATGACGTGACATAAAGTCAGCTGGGTTACTCTTCCCAGGTTTGTACTGTACCTCCAAGTCAAAACCTTGAAGTTTGAGTTGCCAGCTTTGTATTCTGCTGGAAGCTTTTGATGTAGGTTTATTGAAGATGGGCAATAGTGGTCTGTGGTCAGTGTAAACAGTGAATTGTTTGCCCAGGACATATAGACGGAAGCGTTCAACCGCCCACGATATAGCCAGTGCTTCCCTCTCTATCTGACTGTACCTTTGTTCAGTATCTAGAAGGGATCTGCTTGCATAGCATACATTACGTCGTATACCAAATTGATTGACTTGTGTCAAAATGGCACCGAGCCCAACTGGACTAGCATCAACCCATAGCTCTACAGACTGCCGAGGATCATAAAATGCCATGACCCTGTCACTGGACAGGGAGTCTCTGAGCTGAGAAAGGGCGTGTTCCTGACGGTCGGTCCATTCGAATGTTTTCCCCTTATGTATGAGTTCTCTAAGTGGTTGTGTGATTGTGGCAAGGTTGGGGATGAACCTGGAGGAATATGTTACCATGCCAAGGAGGCTGCTTATTTCAGCTGCGCTTTGTGGGCGTGGTGCATTCTGGATAGCCTCAACTTTCTTTGGATCAGGAGAGACTCCGTCTGCACTGAAGACGAGACCGAAGAATTCAAGCTTAGTTTTGTTGAATTCACATTTGTCTCTGTTAAGTGTGAGCCCTGTATCATTCACTCTCTGTAGTAGGGATGTCAGCCTTGTGTCATGCTCCAACTGTGTGTGTCCATACACAAGAATATCATCGGATACATTAAGGACTCCAGGTATGCCTTCTAATGCTTGTCTTATTGTGTTTTGGAACACTTCAGCGGCACTGCTAATGCCAAAGTTTAAGCGTTTGTATCGTTTCAGGCCCATGTGCGTTGCAAATGTTGTAATGTACCGGCTCTCTTGTTCGAGCTCTAGCTGGTGGTAACCTGACTTTAAATCAAGTTTGGAGAAGATTCTTGCACCACCAAGCTCAGCAGTTATTTCATCTATAGTTGGTGTGTCATGGCGTTCACGCATAATGGCTTTGTTTGCACAACGCATGTCAACACATAAGCGAATATCATGTGGGTCATGTGGTTTTGGTACCACAACCAATGGGGATACCCATGGGGTGGGGCCTGTGGCTGGTTCGATGATGTCGTTTTCTTCTAGTTCTTTGAGTTTTGCCTCTATCTTTTGCCTTAGCTGAAATGGTGTCTTTCTGTATCTCTGTGCAACAGGTGGGACAGATTTGTCTATGTGTAGGGCTACCTGTGTATCTTTCAATTTACCAATACCGTTAAACACATTGGGATATTTCTCCAGTATGCTGTTCTGATCAGTTGATAATTTGTTGACTTGTTGTTCTGTTATGTTCATTTTGACCAAATCAAGCTCTTCCGATGTTGCGCGTGACAACAAGTTGTCAGCCTCACCCTTCACCACATACACATCTGCCACAGTGAGTTTTGTATCAGTTTCTATTACTGCTATGAATTTGCCTATTATCGGCAATGGCTGCTTTGTGAAATATGGTCTGAGGGTGATGTCGGGCTTGACAAGGTGTATTTTCTGACTTTTGGGTCTAGCATCTTGGATTTGTTTAAAACAGCTTGTTCCGATCAAATTTTGCGGACTGCCTGTGTCCACACATACTTTGGTGGTTATATTTGCTATTTTGATTGTAGCTATGGCTGTTTTGCTGTTACCTGTTGCATTCACTGTTGTGGTTTgttttgcatttgttttgtattcaTCTTGCGTTGCATTTTCTCCACTGTTTGTGTTCTGATCATCTACATGCATACCGCTTACCAGTTCATTTCCAGTGTGTGTGTTCTCAGTACTTGCTGTTTGTTCCACTGCAAATACATAGTCCTCATTGTTAGCATTGTTACTACTACCAGGacatgtgcatgtacatgtattatcaaCTTGTTTGACTGATTTCACGTTACCTGCTTCCGATTTCCTATTGTTCCCCTGTGTGTGTGTCTTGCTTCGGCTCCGGCATACCTTCGCAAAGTGATTCAGTTTTCCACAAAATGAGCACTCTTTGCCTTCTGCTGGGCATCGATTCTTGTGGGGATATTCTCCTCCACACAAGTAGCATGTTCGTGAATTTCTCCTGTATGTGTTCTGTTTGTACTGGTTGGTTTGTCTATGCCCGATACTAGGGCCTGAGGTCATTTTGTTTATTGCAGTGGCAGTGGGAGTTGGGTTAATGTCCTCTAAACGTGCGGTTGTGATCTCAAGGGAGTGTGCCAGCTCTAAGAGCTTATCCAAGGTGCGTTCTTTTTCCATGGCTTTCCTGCGAAATGTGGCTGAAGAACAGCCCTTGAGTAATTGAATGCATATTTCACGATTCACGTCTGTGAATTTGCAACGTATTGCCAGTTGCCGTAGTCTAGTAACATAGTCAGACACGGATTCATTAGATTCCTGTTTAGAGTCTTGGAACTTTATGGTctcataaaatatgttttgtttcgGTGTAAAGTGTGTGGTAAGTGCTGTAACTGCCGCATTGAAATCATCCTCTGCCCCTGTGTTTGGCAGAGTGTCAAATACATCATGGAGGTCTGCCCCTCCAAAATGTAGTAGAAGTGCACGCTTGCGTTTGTCTGTGGTGATATCAAACCCCACCATGGCCGAGTTGAAACGGGAAAGCCACCGCTCCCATCGTATGGAAGTGGAAGAAGTGTCACCGTGTGGATCAAATGGCGAGATCTGAGGCATCGCCATCGCCATTGTGGTAGTGTTGTATACAATTCAATGTTATGAGCACGATCTATGCGTCAGATAATCGATGACATGAATGATAACAGTTTATACCGATCAGTTAATGTATTGAGAGTTTGTCAAATATCGGGTTGAAAACACTGATATTCAGATATAATTCTTACAAGTTTCTGCCTTGCACTGGTCCAGTGGATGCCTGAATGTTTCTCCTTCGTCGCCAGTATAAAATTCTAGAGATAATCTAATGATACAGATGGACAAATGATATTATATTTCAACAAGCTATTCAGTTTATTCACGGTCAGTATGCATCGTGTGTGCTCCGGTAGGTAAGTGGTGGTGTTGCCGGTGTGTTGCATTATcagctgttattgtattgttgccACACAAATAGCAGTGTACTAGATTTAGGATTAAGGATATTACACCAGCAAACACagatatgttcttaaaatgttttttcaaaaccttttaataacatttaaatgtcgggaaaatgtcatgaaaacgtttttaaaacgttattgaaaatattttgggcaaacatttttcgcaaaatattttttcaaccgaAAAATAACagtctgtttagaatgttttgtatcaatttttcaagaatgtttttggaatgttattaaaacgtttttataccctttatataacccgacatttaaacgttttctatataaaaaaaagaagatgggtactgatgaaaatcagggtattatacccccttaatttggacatgtttgtctttatttaggatatacaggggtgaacataactggtaccttaattctttggcttactgtatactctGATGACCTTCAGATAACGTTGACAACTTTTTAGCACTCGATGATGATCCCATCCACTAAGTTTGACGGTAATCCAACAATCAATACTCGGATGAcattgacatgaccttgatcatTATTGTCACTCGATTGTgatcccatccaccaagtttgatggaaatctaacaatctatactcggatgaccttgacatggccttgaccattttcggcactcgatttTCTCTCACTGGGTTATTTAATtgttgaataaaaattcctttaaaaaggaatagggcgagcaaatgaggaagtgtcaagataaaggtgtaattattttcttgtttgaactgtttctctaATTTGCATTTATCATCATTAGTATTTTTATACTTGCCTTAAATGACAAGGACTATTTAGCCCATTTAATCTTGCAATGAATGTTTTTTTGGCAATAACTGGAGTGCTTTATAATTTGGGCATTTAATTCTTTTTCCTTCTCCTGGTTTTTGAATGGATATGCCTTGATAGTTGTCCATGTTAAGAAACAGCATCATGATGATGTATAACAAATGATTAAAATGTAGGCATTGTTATTTCAAATGTAGAAAATGGAACATAGAAAGCTGCAATTGATGACAGTCTGAGTTTTGCAAGATATATGGATATattaaatgaatatatgaatacaaatcccacgcaagtccatgggaagtgattttgagagaaaaacctgtgtattattttaattccttcagttagatttacctggtcaatatggtaagttttacgtgcaagtggattaacctgtattaggtatgacgattagcatttcagggacttcgtgggattcattttaaatgctggacttgggtggttttttgaatcatatacaaagacaacaatgttggaatgagattaccactagtaagataatacaaaataaagcacacag
Above is a genomic segment from Amphiura filiformis chromosome 10, Afil_fr2py, whole genome shotgun sequence containing:
- the LOC140161657 gene encoding uncharacterized protein, producing MAMAMPQISPFDPHGDTSSTSIRWERWLSRFNSAMVGFDITTDKRKRALLLHFGGADLHDVFDTLPNTGAEDDFNAAVTALTTHFTPKQNIFYETIKFQDSKQESNESVSDYVTRLRQLAIRCKFTDVNREICIQLLKGCSSATFRRKAMEKERTLDKLLELAHSLEITTARLEDINPTPTATAINKMTSGPSIGHRQTNQYKQNTYRRNSRTCYLCGGEYPHKNRCPAEGKECSFCGKLNHFAKWNKQQVLRTHTLEMNW